A genomic stretch from Mesoplodon densirostris isolate mMesDen1 chromosome 3, mMesDen1 primary haplotype, whole genome shotgun sequence includes:
- the RAD23A gene encoding UV excision repair protein RAD23 homolog A isoform X2 has product MAVTITLKTLQQQTFKIRMEADETVKVLKEKIEAEKGRDAFPVAGQKLIYAGKILSDDVPIKDYHIDEKNFVVVMVTKAKTSPGTSVPPEASPTAAPESSTSFPSAPASGMSSPPPTAREDKSPSEESAPTTSPESVCGSVPSSGSSGREEDAASTLVTGSEYETMLTEIMSMGYERERVVAALRASYNNPHRAVEYLLTGIPGSPEPEHSSVQESQVPEQPATEAGENPLEFLRDQPQFQNMRQVIQQNPALLPALLQQLGQENPQLLQQISRHQEQFIQMLNEPPGELADISDVEGEVGAIGEEAPQMNYIQVTPQEKEAIERLKALGFPESLVIQAYFACEKNENLAANFLLSQNFDDE; this is encoded by the exons ATGGCCGTCACGATCACGCTCAAAACGCTGCAGCAGCAGACCTTCAAGATCCGCATGGAGGCTGATGAGACG GTGAAGGTGCTGAAGGAGAAGATAGAAGCTGAGAAGGGTCGTGATGCTTTCCCCGTGGCTGGACAGAAACTCATCTATGCTGGCAAGATCCTGAGCGATGATGTCCCCATCAAGGACTATCACATCGATGAGAAGAACTTTGTGGTCGTCATGGTGACCAAG GCCAAAACTAGCCCAGGCACCTCAGTACCCCCAGAGGCTTCACCCACTGCTGCCCCGGAGTCTTCCACATCCTTCCCATCGGCCCCTGCCTCAGGCATGTCCAGTCCCCCACCTACCGCCAGAGAGGACAAGAGCCCATCGGAGGAATCAGCCCCCACGACGTCCCCGGAGTCTGTGTGCGG CTCTGTTCCCTCTTCAGGTAGCAGCGGCCGAGAGGAAGACGCGGCCTCCACGCTAG TGACTGGCTCTGAGTACGAGACGATGCTGACGGAGATCATGTCCATGGGCTACGAGCGGGAGCGGGTCGTGGCTGCCCTGAGGGCCAGCTACAACAATCCCCACCGGGCAGTGGAGTATCTACTCACG GGAATTCCTGGGAGCCCCGAGCCAGAACACAGTTCTGTCCAGGAGAGCCAAGTACCCGAGCAGCCGGCCACAGAAGCAG GAGAGAACCCCTTGGAATTCCTGCGGGATCAGCCCCAGTTCCAGAACATGCGGCAGGTGATTCAGCAGAACCCGGCGCTGCTGCCAGCCCTGCTTCAGCAGCTGGGCCAGGAGAACCCCCAGCTTTTACAG CAAATCAGCCGGCACCAGGAGCAGTTCATCCAGATGTTGAACGAGCCCCCTGGGGAGCTGGCAGACATCTCGGACGTGGAGGGTGAGGTGGGCGCGATAGGCGAGGAGGCCCCACAGATGAACTACATCCAGGTGACACCGCAGGAAAAAGAGGCTATAGAGAGG TTGAAGGCCCTGGGCTTCCCAGAGAGCCTGGTGATCCAGGCCTACTTCGCTTGTGAAAAAAACGAGAACTTGGCTGCCAACTTCCTCCTGAGTCAGAACTTTGATGACGAGTGA
- the RAD23A gene encoding UV excision repair protein RAD23 homolog A isoform X1 yields the protein MAVTITLKTLQQQTFKIRMEADETVKVLKEKIEAEKGRDAFPVAGQKLIYAGKILSDDVPIKDYHIDEKNFVVVMVTKAKTSPGTSVPPEASPTAAPESSTSFPSAPASGMSSPPPTAREDKSPSEESAPTTSPESVCGSVPSSGSSGREEDAASTLVTGSEYETMLTEIMSMGYERERVVAALRASYNNPHRAVEYLLTGIPGSPEPEHSSVQESQVPEQPATEAAGENPLEFLRDQPQFQNMRQVIQQNPALLPALLQQLGQENPQLLQQISRHQEQFIQMLNEPPGELADISDVEGEVGAIGEEAPQMNYIQVTPQEKEAIERLKALGFPESLVIQAYFACEKNENLAANFLLSQNFDDE from the exons ATGGCCGTCACGATCACGCTCAAAACGCTGCAGCAGCAGACCTTCAAGATCCGCATGGAGGCTGATGAGACG GTGAAGGTGCTGAAGGAGAAGATAGAAGCTGAGAAGGGTCGTGATGCTTTCCCCGTGGCTGGACAGAAACTCATCTATGCTGGCAAGATCCTGAGCGATGATGTCCCCATCAAGGACTATCACATCGATGAGAAGAACTTTGTGGTCGTCATGGTGACCAAG GCCAAAACTAGCCCAGGCACCTCAGTACCCCCAGAGGCTTCACCCACTGCTGCCCCGGAGTCTTCCACATCCTTCCCATCGGCCCCTGCCTCAGGCATGTCCAGTCCCCCACCTACCGCCAGAGAGGACAAGAGCCCATCGGAGGAATCAGCCCCCACGACGTCCCCGGAGTCTGTGTGCGG CTCTGTTCCCTCTTCAGGTAGCAGCGGCCGAGAGGAAGACGCGGCCTCCACGCTAG TGACTGGCTCTGAGTACGAGACGATGCTGACGGAGATCATGTCCATGGGCTACGAGCGGGAGCGGGTCGTGGCTGCCCTGAGGGCCAGCTACAACAATCCCCACCGGGCAGTGGAGTATCTACTCACG GGAATTCCTGGGAGCCCCGAGCCAGAACACAGTTCTGTCCAGGAGAGCCAAGTACCCGAGCAGCCGGCCACAGAAGCAG CAGGAGAGAACCCCTTGGAATTCCTGCGGGATCAGCCCCAGTTCCAGAACATGCGGCAGGTGATTCAGCAGAACCCGGCGCTGCTGCCAGCCCTGCTTCAGCAGCTGGGCCAGGAGAACCCCCAGCTTTTACAG CAAATCAGCCGGCACCAGGAGCAGTTCATCCAGATGTTGAACGAGCCCCCTGGGGAGCTGGCAGACATCTCGGACGTGGAGGGTGAGGTGGGCGCGATAGGCGAGGAGGCCCCACAGATGAACTACATCCAGGTGACACCGCAGGAAAAAGAGGCTATAGAGAGG TTGAAGGCCCTGGGCTTCCCAGAGAGCCTGGTGATCCAGGCCTACTTCGCTTGTGAAAAAAACGAGAACTTGGCTGCCAACTTCCTCCTGAGTCAGAACTTTGATGACGAGTGA
- the GADD45GIP1 gene encoding large ribosomal subunit protein mL64, producing MAAPVRQARSLLGLVTTLGPGSRGYRAPPPPRRSTGPWWPDPDDPLTPPWQLGPRYAAKQFGRHGAASGVAAGSLWPSRKQLQELEAEEREWYPSLAAMQESLRVQQLAEEQKLQAREQLIEERMAKMPQMIENWQRQQQERRQKEQADKERRARLQAEAQERLGYHVDPRSARFQELLQDLEKQHRKRLKEEKQRKKKEARAAAMAAAAAQDPADSATPSS from the exons ATGGCTGCGCCCGTACGGCAGGCGCGCAGCCTGCTCGGGTTGGTGACGACCCTAGGCCCGGGCTCCCGCGGCTACCGAGCGCCTCCGCCCCCGCGCCGCTCAACGGGGCCCTGGTGGCCCGACCCGGATGACCCACTGACCCCGCCCTGGCAGCTGGGGCCGCGCTACGCAGCTAAGCAGTTCGGGCGGCATGGCGCCGCCTCCGGGGTGGCCGCCGGTTCTCTGTGGCCTTCGCGGAAACAACTGCAAGAGCTGGAGGCTGAGGAGCGCGAATGGTACCCGAGCCTGGCGGCCATGCAGGAGTCGCTGCGGGTGCAGCAGCTGGCCGAGGAGCAGAAGCTACAAGCCAG GGAGCAGCTCATTGAAGAGCGCATGGCCAAGATGCCACAGATGATTGAGAactggcagcggcagcagcaggagCGCAGGCAGAAGGAGCAAGCAGACAAGGAGCGGCGGGCTCGGCTGCAGGCTGAGGCCCAGGAGCGCCTGGGGTACCACGTGGACCCGAGGAGTGCCCGCTTCCAGGAGCTGCTGCAGGACTTGGAGAAGCAGCATCGCAAGCGCCTCAAAgaggagaaacaaagaaagaagaaggaggcACGAGCTGCTGCGATGGCCGCTGCTGCAGCCCAAGACCCAGCAGACTCTGCAACACCCAGCTCCTGA
- the DAND5 gene encoding LOW QUALITY PROTEIN: DAN domain family member 5 (The sequence of the model RefSeq protein was modified relative to this genomic sequence to represent the inferred CDS: inserted 4 bases in 2 codons; deleted 1 base in 1 codon), giving the protein MILSQLTTLLSLLSGAWLPTGSGRPGPRGLPAQLQAAANETQSLGQWAPAFPVPPFALGSWKAFLGLQKAGQLGTGRLQHGQDVAXSLSLPLDPQEVAQEMCKAVPFTQMLSRLGCMAVYLLNHLCFGHCSPFYIXPFIPCNSCVHARMRWAPVVLWCWAGSPASLRQVKMSTVWVEGCQCRPKA; this is encoded by the exons atgaTCCTCAGCCAGCTGACCACTCTCTTGAGCCTGCTCAGTGGGGCCTGGCTACCCACAGGCTCAGGGAGGCCTGGACCCCGAGGCCTCCCAGCTCAGCTCCAGGCTGCTGCCAATGAGACCCAGTCTCTGGGTCAATGGGCCCCAGCTTTCCCAGTGCCACCCTTTGCCCTTGGCAGCTGGAAGGCCTTCTTGGGCCTGCAGAAAGCTGGGCAGCTGGGGACAGGCAGGCTGCAGCATGGGCAGGATGTGGC ATCACTGTCTCTGCCACTGGACCCACAGGAAGTAGCCCAGGAGATGTGCAAAGCTGTGCCCTTCACTCaa atgctctccCGGCTGGGCTGCATGGCTGTCTACCTCCTCAATCACCTCTGCTTTGGCCACTGCTCCCCTTTCTACAT CCCGTTCATCCCCTGCAACAGCTGTGTGCACGCTCGCATGCGCTGGGCACCTGTGGTCCTCTGGTGTTGGGCGGGCAGCCCAGCCTCCCTTCGCCAGGTGAAG ATGTCCACTGTGTGGGTTGAGGGGTGTCAGTGCAGACCAAAGGCATGA